The Acidobacteriota bacterium genome window below encodes:
- a CDS encoding SpoIIE family protein phosphatase, protein MAILPRGISSTASRVWAVLLLGAPLALAGGIWLQYRIAEAQDFTFTVDYGESIRLAQTLAAGKGLDTSEWTTFSAATGDQDLHHYYRLDDAPWRTELRRIAPEARIRVLQHRPEEDGAVGIFESYWSPRGNPLGFLVRDANSASPSDSSPQADLQAARQALQERQLGALVGDWGEPETSTVRRGARSHRRYVWKASPQPAPEFILEVDIEVWEGEVVGDVVEGSLKEEFVEANLQAYRWHSAVSWGLFWIMVVIMAFYAAVRYARRAQQKELSHARALTIAAILAVCYVAIVLLNIFDTIGMAVVEAPWWLMWIIVPGTVLSYGLFGLLVGGAWAAGEGDVRERHAGKLTSWDALVTGRFFSRNVALAYLWGFACGAWLLLGATLLQSAFWGAPQLGESIEHMVTLFFSRMPWLFTFVSPWVSTLPLMVTTLLLPISISSKFRSERLRRIAFGLMAVTGSLLMGLLVHPVPAGWLTTLLLAAVLVFLWHTTDLLTAAVAAATYSFLRSLIIVGSGTDFTSGITTVSAVLIALTLLIEGYFAFRGRVLSQDEVRPLYARHAEQRQAMQAEKEAAREAQLALAPRQTPSLPGVGVAAACQPARTVGGDFYDFFLRAGNRLGILLAEGGGRGLSSALSIAYAKGLLLPLRDESLSASEVLRRVLPGLHPYLEGGEMGILYAVVDSSAGRFDFARYGDYPRLLRCRSASSLEVPETASRLRLPGEHSPLTIRHGTFDLRPGEKICCFTDGIAEVLEASQSGMAEEWIRSFLVSRGDDSAEEIQEALLGALKVKARKAKMNGVEDDLSSVILHFERREQGSVQPYAEEEVA, encoded by the coding sequence GTGGCGATTTTACCTCGGGGAATTTCATCGACCGCCTCCCGGGTCTGGGCGGTTTTGCTGTTGGGAGCGCCCTTGGCTTTAGCGGGCGGTATCTGGCTGCAGTATCGAATTGCCGAGGCTCAAGACTTCACCTTCACCGTCGATTACGGAGAATCGATTCGGCTGGCTCAAACGCTGGCGGCCGGGAAAGGACTCGATACCTCCGAATGGACCACCTTCTCAGCGGCGACGGGCGATCAGGATCTGCATCACTACTATCGCCTGGATGACGCCCCTTGGCGGACCGAGTTGCGCCGGATTGCGCCGGAGGCTCGCATCCGGGTGCTGCAACACCGACCCGAGGAAGACGGAGCCGTCGGGATATTCGAGTCCTACTGGAGTCCACGGGGAAATCCCTTGGGCTTTCTTGTGCGGGACGCCAATTCTGCTTCCCCGTCCGATTCCTCTCCGCAAGCCGACCTGCAAGCCGCTCGACAGGCTCTTCAAGAGCGCCAACTGGGGGCGCTGGTGGGTGACTGGGGAGAACCCGAGACGTCGACCGTCCGCCGCGGGGCCCGCAGCCATCGCCGCTATGTGTGGAAGGCATCCCCTCAACCCGCTCCTGAGTTCATCCTGGAAGTGGACATTGAAGTGTGGGAGGGGGAAGTCGTCGGCGACGTGGTGGAGGGGTCGCTGAAGGAAGAGTTCGTGGAGGCCAACCTGCAGGCCTACAGGTGGCATTCGGCCGTCTCTTGGGGACTCTTTTGGATCATGGTCGTCATCATGGCCTTCTACGCCGCCGTCCGCTATGCGCGCAGGGCTCAGCAGAAGGAGCTGTCGCATGCCAGGGCCTTGACGATCGCCGCCATCCTTGCCGTCTGCTATGTGGCCATCGTGCTGCTCAACATCTTCGACACCATCGGCATGGCTGTGGTGGAAGCGCCCTGGTGGCTGATGTGGATCATTGTGCCCGGCACCGTCCTTTCCTATGGCTTGTTCGGTCTGCTGGTGGGTGGCGCCTGGGCGGCGGGCGAAGGAGATGTGCGGGAGCGACACGCCGGCAAATTGACTTCTTGGGACGCTTTGGTGACAGGACGTTTCTTCTCCCGCAACGTGGCGCTGGCCTATCTCTGGGGCTTCGCCTGCGGGGCCTGGCTGCTGCTAGGAGCGACTTTGCTTCAGAGCGCCTTCTGGGGCGCCCCCCAACTGGGCGAATCGATCGAGCACATGGTGACGCTCTTTTTCTCTCGCATGCCCTGGCTCTTCACCTTCGTCTCGCCCTGGGTTTCAACCTTGCCTCTTATGGTCACCACCTTGCTGCTGCCCATTTCCATCAGCTCAAAGTTTCGCTCCGAGCGGCTGCGGCGCATCGCCTTCGGCCTCATGGCCGTAACTGGATCGCTTCTGATGGGATTGCTGGTCCATCCGGTTCCCGCCGGCTGGTTGACGACTCTGCTCTTGGCCGCTGTGCTGGTCTTTTTGTGGCACACCACCGATTTGCTGACGGCGGCCGTAGCCGCAGCGACCTATTCCTTCCTGCGCTCCTTGATCATCGTTGGCAGCGGGACTGACTTCACTTCCGGGATCACCACCGTGTCGGCTGTCCTGATTGCTCTGACACTGCTGATTGAGGGCTATTTCGCTTTTCGGGGGCGCGTCCTCAGCCAGGATGAGGTCCGTCCTCTCTACGCCCGCCACGCCGAACAGAGACAGGCCATGCAGGCAGAAAAGGAAGCCGCCCGCGAAGCCCAGTTGGCCCTGGCCCCCCGCCAGACGCCCTCTTTGCCGGGCGTGGGTGTGGCCGCCGCCTGCCAGCCGGCCAGGACGGTGGGAGGCGACTTCTACGATTTCTTCTTGCGGGCCGGCAACCGCCTGGGCATCCTGTTGGCCGAAGGGGGCGGACGCGGGCTCTCATCAGCTCTTTCCATCGCTTATGCCAAGGGGCTGTTGCTGCCTCTCCGCGACGAGTCGCTCTCTGCCTCCGAAGTGCTGCGGCGGGTGCTTCCCGGACTGCACCCCTATCTGGAAGGTGGCGAGATGGGCATCCTCTACGCCGTGGTCGACTCCAGCGCGGGACGCTTTGATTTCGCCCGCTACGGGGACTATCCGCGCCTCCTGCGCTGCCGCTCCGCCTCCAGCCTCGAGGTTCCCGAAACGGCATCGCGGCTGCGCTTGCCGGGAGAGCACTCGCCGCTCACCATCCGCCATGGGACCTTCGACCTGCGCCCGGGCGAGAAGATCTGCTGCTTCACCGACGGCATCGCGGAAGTCCTTGAGGCTTCTCAAAGCGGGATGGCCGAAGAATGGATTCGCAGCTTTCTCGTCTCGCGCGGCGATGACAGCGCCGAGGAGATTCAGGAGGCCCTGCTGGGCGCTCTCAAGGTCAAGGCCCGAAAGGCCAAGATGAACGGCGTCGAGGACGACCTGTCGTCGGTCATTCTTCACTTCGAGCGACGGGAGCAGGGCAGCGTTCAGCCCTACGCCGAAGAGGAGGTGGCATGA
- a CDS encoding PQQ-binding-like beta-propeller repeat protein gives MKKRLALLIVLLWTAVLSAQQPATSSLEEWFEAARQGDTETLSRLLDKGVDVNSTTRYNSTALHFAADKGHLEAVRLLLERGADPNVTDSFYSTTPLTWALSKGHREVALLLIDSKAENVAMALTFGIRGSNKALVEAALKSGKLKPSEIRGGMAAAERGKNDEIIELLRAAAEELPPLESYPVDAEKLHSYAGSYTAEAGGTTIEVSAGDGVLIARPPGQPPLTLRPVAEDRFQGVEMTGIEATFFGRAGMVEGVNVLQGSNRMTLRRSDLAEEDTAESSPAEEETDDAPMEDDDSGQQPVVRDEARPWPSFRGPGASGVADGQGVPLQWSVKDDRNILWKTPVDGIANSSPVIWGDRVFVTTAVSTSGDATFRTGLYGDVESVDDLSVHTWKVLCLDLKTGDKIWERVAAEGPPKGKRHLKSSQANPSPATDGKHVAAVFPSEGLYVYDMEGQLLWKKDLGLMDSGWFYDRSYQWGFASSPIIYKDRVIVQVDVHDQSYVAAYRLSDGKQLWRTDRDEIPTWSTPTISTLGERDELITNGTTIRAYNPDNGELLWSLGPNSEIIVGTPVVGQEMVYVTAGYPPVRPIYAVRAGAEGDLTLPEDADSSKDVAWSYDRGGTYMPTPLYYRGLLYLTANNGRLTCYDAQSGERIYRARVSVGGSFSASPIAADGRLYFSAEDGTVTVARAGRKYRELAVNDVGGTLMSTPAVSDGIMVFRTLKHVIAVAEQPASDSSSR, from the coding sequence TTGAAGAAACGACTCGCCCTGCTCATCGTGCTGCTCTGGACGGCCGTCCTGTCGGCCCAGCAACCTGCAACATCGTCCCTTGAGGAATGGTTTGAAGCCGCCCGACAAGGAGATACCGAAACACTCAGCCGCCTCCTGGACAAGGGCGTCGATGTGAACTCCACCACGCGCTACAACTCGACGGCTCTGCATTTCGCGGCCGACAAAGGGCACTTGGAGGCCGTCCGCCTGCTGCTGGAAAGAGGCGCCGATCCCAACGTCACCGACAGCTTCTACAGCACCACGCCGCTGACCTGGGCGCTCAGCAAGGGGCACCGGGAGGTCGCGCTTTTGCTGATCGACAGCAAAGCCGAGAACGTGGCCATGGCGCTCACCTTCGGCATTCGCGGCAGCAACAAGGCGCTGGTCGAGGCGGCCTTGAAAAGCGGCAAGCTGAAACCCTCTGAGATCCGCGGGGGGATGGCCGCCGCCGAACGAGGAAAGAACGACGAAATCATCGAGTTGCTGCGCGCCGCGGCCGAAGAACTGCCCCCGCTGGAATCCTATCCCGTCGACGCCGAAAAGCTGCACAGCTACGCGGGAAGCTACACGGCGGAAGCCGGCGGCACCACGATAGAAGTGTCGGCCGGCGACGGCGTCCTCATCGCCCGGCCTCCGGGACAGCCTCCGCTGACGCTGCGTCCGGTGGCGGAAGACCGCTTCCAGGGCGTGGAGATGACAGGGATCGAGGCGACCTTCTTCGGTCGGGCCGGCATGGTGGAAGGAGTCAATGTCCTTCAAGGCTCCAACCGGATGACCTTGCGCCGCAGCGACCTGGCCGAGGAGGACACGGCCGAAAGTTCCCCGGCAGAGGAAGAAACGGATGACGCCCCCATGGAGGACGATGATTCCGGCCAGCAGCCGGTCGTCCGCGACGAGGCGCGTCCCTGGCCTTCCTTTCGCGGGCCGGGAGCGTCGGGCGTCGCCGACGGCCAGGGAGTTCCCTTGCAGTGGAGCGTTAAAGACGACCGGAACATTCTCTGGAAGACACCGGTGGATGGAATCGCCAACTCCAGCCCCGTCATCTGGGGCGACCGGGTCTTCGTCACCACGGCAGTCAGCACCTCGGGCGATGCGACTTTTCGAACCGGACTCTACGGCGACGTGGAATCGGTCGATGACCTCTCCGTTCACACCTGGAAAGTCCTTTGTCTCGATCTCAAGACGGGCGACAAGATATGGGAACGGGTCGCCGCTGAGGGGCCTCCCAAAGGCAAGCGCCACCTCAAGTCTTCTCAGGCCAATCCCAGCCCCGCCACCGATGGCAAGCACGTGGCCGCCGTCTTCCCCTCCGAGGGACTCTACGTCTACGATATGGAGGGTCAACTGCTGTGGAAGAAAGACCTGGGGCTAATGGACAGCGGCTGGTTCTATGACCGCAGCTATCAGTGGGGCTTCGCCTCCTCGCCGATCATCTACAAAGACCGGGTCATCGTGCAGGTGGACGTCCACGACCAGAGCTATGTGGCCGCCTACAGACTCTCCGACGGCAAGCAGCTTTGGCGCACCGATCGCGACGAGATCCCTACCTGGAGCACTCCCACCATCTCCACCCTGGGCGAGCGCGACGAACTGATCACCAACGGCACCACCATCCGCGCCTACAACCCCGACAACGGCGAACTGTTGTGGAGCCTGGGACCCAACTCCGAGATCATCGTAGGGACTCCGGTCGTTGGCCAGGAGATGGTCTATGTCACGGCCGGCTATCCGCCGGTGCGTCCGATCTACGCCGTACGGGCCGGCGCCGAGGGCGACCTGACGCTGCCCGAGGACGCCGATTCAAGCAAGGATGTGGCCTGGAGTTACGACCGCGGCGGAACCTACATGCCGACCCCTCTCTACTACCGGGGACTGCTCTACCTGACCGCCAACAACGGACGCCTGACCTGCTACGACGCCCAAAGCGGCGAACGCATTTACCGGGCCAGGGTGAGCGTGGGCGGCAGCTTCAGCGCCTCTCCCATCGCCGCCGACGGCCGTCTCTACTTCTCCGCCGAAGATGGGACCGTGACGGTGGCCCGTGCGGGACGCAAGTACCGGGAACTGGCCGTCAACGACGTGGGCGGAACGCTGATGTCGACTCCGGCCGTCTCCGACGGAATCATGGTCTTCCGCACCCTCAAGCACGTGATCGCCGTGGCTGAGCAACCCGCTTCGGATTCTTCCTCGCGCTGA
- a CDS encoding homoserine dehydrogenase: MKILLLGLGRVARRMLEMLAEGRADRESLLAPRVEIAGIFTANHGYRLPQHPEPVEEVLAALSQGRLLDSGRRQDPFQAIAHADYQVLVELTTLCIEEEGRPAADYVRAALSAGRHAVTANKGPMAFQGADLLRLARRRGRFLRFESTVMDGAPVFSLARCGLRGCRIEGVSGILNSTTNFILCAMEEGASLEEALGEARRSGFAEADASHDLQGWDAACKMAVLANALMGVDLHPRSVRREVLDASMGQRAREIRRRGERLRLVSRLRRRRDRVAGEVRLRRLEADDPMARVPGPGGLLRLETDCMGPILITQQAPTLDDTAYGVINDLLEIAGAR; the protein is encoded by the coding sequence ATGAAGATTCTCTTGCTCGGTTTGGGGCGGGTAGCCCGCCGCATGCTCGAGATGCTGGCTGAAGGGAGGGCTGACCGGGAGAGCCTGCTCGCACCTCGAGTAGAGATCGCCGGCATCTTCACGGCCAACCATGGATATCGGCTTCCTCAGCATCCGGAGCCCGTCGAGGAGGTGCTGGCCGCCCTGTCACAGGGCCGCCTGCTCGATTCCGGCCGGCGGCAGGACCCATTCCAGGCAATCGCTCATGCCGACTATCAGGTGCTGGTGGAGTTGACCACGCTTTGCATCGAGGAGGAGGGGCGTCCCGCGGCCGATTATGTGCGGGCAGCTCTGTCGGCGGGCCGCCATGCGGTTACCGCCAACAAGGGGCCCATGGCTTTTCAGGGAGCGGACTTGCTGCGCCTGGCCCGGCGTCGGGGACGCTTTTTGCGCTTCGAATCTACGGTCATGGACGGAGCGCCGGTCTTCAGTCTGGCCCGCTGCGGCTTGCGCGGCTGCCGAATCGAAGGTGTGAGCGGAATCCTCAACTCCACCACCAATTTCATTCTCTGCGCCATGGAAGAAGGCGCCTCGCTGGAGGAGGCGCTTGGGGAGGCTCGTCGCTCGGGCTTCGCAGAGGCAGACGCCTCTCACGATCTGCAGGGCTGGGACGCGGCCTGCAAGATGGCCGTGCTGGCCAATGCCTTGATGGGTGTCGACCTGCATCCGCGCTCGGTGAGGCGCGAGGTGTTAGACGCGTCCATGGGCCAGAGGGCGAGGGAAATCCGCCGCCGGGGAGAGCGGCTGCGCCTGGTTTCGCGGCTGCGGCGCCGTCGCGACCGAGTGGCGGGCGAGGTGAGGCTGCGGCGGCTTGAGGCCGACGATCCCATGGCGCGGGTTCCGGGACCGGGCGGACTCCTGCGTCTTGAAACCGACTGCATGGGCCCCATCCTCATCACCCAGCAGGCGCCCACCTTGGACGATACCGCCTACGGCGTCATCAACGACCTGCTGGAAATCGCCGGGGCCCGTTAG